CCATTTATTCAGCGTCTAAGATGAAGTATAACCCAAAAGGATTGTTGCCACTGTACCATGTTGCCCTTCTTTGCTATAAAAGGAAACACAATCTACTCTTAAATGATGCACATCCACAGCGATCAGTTGGCTTGGATGCCAGCAACTGTGTGAAACTAAAGAAAAATCAACCTGACAGGTATCACATGTGATTCATCACACCCAAAGCAGCAGTTCAAGATTTCATAGTAACTGCTGCTGTTGCACATATTTTAAAGTATATCTTATACACATGCCCAAATGTACATCGAAAGTCACTGTAATAATTCCTCCACTCCATACTGGCTGTGAAGAGATCCCTTTCTATAATGATTTCAAGGTGAATGATGGGAGACAAAATCCACAGTACTCATTTTATGTACATATGACTTCTAAAGTTCAGTGGAAGATGATATGAGGAAACAGTATGAAGCAGAAAAGAGATAATAATCAAGGTATGTTCTCTCCCTGAAAGACGGTATGAGGAAACAGTATGAagcagaaaagagaaaatgatcAAGGTATGTTCTCTCCCTGAAAGACGGTATGAGGAAACAGTATGAAGCAAAAAAGAGATGATAATCAAGGTGTGCTCCCTCCCTGAAATACTCTGGAATCATAGCTGCAGACGTGCCAGGAAGGTGCCAGGAAGGAACCGGTACCATCTGACGTTGACAAAGGCGTGGTATGCAGCAATTGCTAAGAACTCTTAACCTGTTTGTACTGTTTTTATTGCAGATGTGCGGAGGTGTTTCCTTATAAATATGAGCTTTAGTTCCTCAGTCAGTTTATTGCATTTCCACATTGCACCCAGCAAGACAACAGGACTTAAGAAACCAAAGTCCTTTCAACGAAGACAGTTTATTACTTTCTTAATACAATAATTAATTGTAAAGATGATTGATAGAGACATCTTATTCGAAGCTTTGTGCACAGTCTGCAATGCCGATGTGACTGTTCAATCTGATGTAAGCTGCAGATCTGCAGGAGCAACACAGCAGCCGCAGCTGTTCAGCAAGAATTTCATCCATGCAGTCTTGGGTGCAGATGAAACCAGGTAAttattggaaatgttgtttttttgttaccatacagtatatactgagaagatatttctgaaaatggTACACACTGCGgcttaaaacattttaatctaCAACAGTCATCAGAGAGCATgtaaataaatttttttatttgcagaaTGTGTTGTGAACAATCTTACTGTACATTACAGCCAGGTGTCAAGATCCAACTTCTGCCGCCTCCAATGTGCCCTGCAAGGCCAGGATCAGTTAGGTGGTATTACCTACCAGGAGGAATCTGGAACACGAAATCCACCGTGCTTCATTAATGAGGCTGAATTCTTTGACCAAAGATTCGACTATGACTTCACCAATCTGACTGCTGTCGAGACTTACcacagaggtggagaggtgtACGAACGCCCGTATGGTTGGCAGCGTTTTGCCCTCAGGGTAAAtatgcttttgttttatttgacttttaaatCTCAGAATTTCATGACCTACATGAAGCATGCGATATTGACTCATGCTGGCGGCAGATGaaaacatcagatctgtgtggaACGATAAGGAGACCTTAAATtaatacatgcacaaacataaaTGTCATATTTCTATCAGGTTTTCCAGCATTTGAGGTttgacttcttcttctgcagtgttttaattgCATCCAACTGGAGAATACGCTCCACCAACTGTTTATCTCTCTATACAACAACTCCTAATATTCACATAACAGTAGTGACTGGAAATGCACATTAATTTGCTAGCTGAGGGGCGACCGCGTTTCACATGAAGTCATTTGAGacatttatttgaaatgttGGTTAGTGCAACTTTAAAGTTGTGCATAATAAATTTTTCTCTAACACATTTCTCCTGCTGTCACCCATTGTTGAGGATATCAAGGGTcagtttaaattttttttttgtttattttcattgttaaaATTGTGGACATTACACCCACATATGGTCGACTGCACACCTTCGTAACGATTAACCTCACTGCTTCCTCttcaaaatgacaataaaagagAGACTAACAGAAACTTCTGATGTTCTGATGTAAATATTTTGTCTCAGGTCCTGgatgattatgaaaacaatgcCTGGCTGGGAACCCGATACCGTAGCACGCAGTCAGTGCCAGGGGAGTGGCCTGTGTCCTACCATGGGACGTCAAAGGAAGGTGCTGAAGGCATCATCGAAGGATACTACAAGGTTTGATGGTTTTGTTATGTATCAGTTATTACCAGTGGTAAATGTTATATGCAGTAGAATGTAACACCTTCACAACTGCATTACTGAGTTAcacccagtgggcaacctccggcactgaaaagtgaagccaacgcggaACGCCTTAAACTTGAATTTAAAATTGAAAGACAATGTACGACTAACATTAACAATTCTAATTCTTACTTCTTTTAACAGCCTGGCCCTGGTGACGTTTATGGCAGGGGGATTTATTCTACTCCATACTTGTCTGAGGCGATCTATTACGCCAAAACATTCACCTGCAAGAAGAACGGCAAGAAGTACCAAGTGATGCTGCAGAATCGTATCAACCCCGAGTACCGGGAGAGACACAACAACCAGAAGTACTGGCTGGTTCGCATACCTAAAGGAACATCACAGGATGAAGAGCAGAAGATGGTCCAAAGGGCCATCCGTCCTTATGGCCTTCTTCTGAAAGAGGTCTAACAGGGTGTGAACGGTCACAAAACAACCTAAAAAGTGATTACTTATTTGTTCCctttgctttattttgaaatgcaaGAGAGTGTGTCGTCtttgaagcataaagtagtccCTGCAAAATACTCTCAGATGTAGACAGATGTAGTTgtctcatttatatatatagatgaataTCTTGCTGCACTGAAACTTCTTCTTCCTTTGCTCTATTTTTCCAAAAGCCATACTACATTTAATAAACCGAATTTTAAACAAATGTGATGTCAATGCCTCTCCATACCAAAGAGAACACAGCGGGTAAATGTTTCATTGTAtttatgcttttttatttagCAGAAGCAGGAAAAGCTTCCCTTAAAAATTGTCTCAAACATCCAAATATACTGTATTGGTATTTTTGTATATTCTAGGTTTGAAAGGTGGGATTTGCATTTAAGTTAATAGGAGAGCTGTCAatttattaaaacaattaatcgcgattaatcgcatgattgtctatatatagcaaaataatcaaacattttttatctgttcaaaatgta
The nucleotide sequence above comes from Sebastes fasciatus isolate fSebFas1 chromosome 4, fSebFas1.pri, whole genome shotgun sequence. Encoded proteins:
- the LOC141766642 gene encoding uncharacterized protein LOC141766642, with amino-acid sequence MIDRDILFEALCTVCNADVTVQSDVSCRSAGATQQPQLFSKNFIHAVLGADETSQVSRSNFCRLQCALQGQDQLGGITYQEESGTRNPPCFINEAEFFDQRFDYDFTNLTAVETYHRGGEVYERPYGWQRFALRVLDDYENNAWLGTRYRSTQSVPGEWPVSYHGTSKEGAEGIIEGYYKPGPGDVYGRGIYSTPYLSEAIYYAKTFTCKKNGKKYQVMLQNRINPEYRERHNNQKYWLVRIPKGTSQDEEQKMVQRAIRPYGLLLKEV